The Cottoperca gobio chromosome 5, fCotGob3.1, whole genome shotgun sequence region tagatataaaaaaaaaggaagctcCTTTTGTCAAAATTAATCATTGTAGCTTCAATGACGTATGTACATATCCAAAATGAATATGGTAATgtccaaaaaatattttttggaaTGGAAATGACATCTCCATTAGTGAAAATCCTTTTTCAATTGTAGATGTGTAATGATGTACTGCAGTCATTATTCTTACTGGTGAAAAAGGAATTACTGATACTATGttatgtcccgtcagattatttaatgttatgtcatgtatttatattatagtttagttcatgttcagcgTTTAACCCTGaacctatatactatattcaaaccccaattaGCTCCCAAAATGCTAGCTagcgctagctgtactgtagaaacacgtttaataaattattccgtcgtcaggcataatcttaacataggttacaaATAGGTTGatcactcgttatcaataaattggctgtagggctCACCGTCAGCCAACGAAGCCTATATCTctgtacctctaacgtatttacgttggtattcacgtactgtatttacgtaggtaagtattcccgtacgtattccgtattcacgtatgtctaacgtcacgtaacttatatgtaacgtctgcataactagaaaacacacgttgggtacgtccggtaattttgaacatgctcaaaacatcagcgttcaacaacgcaccccagcgtaacacagccagctcttaacgaatactacttatgccttaccttacatcaacgtaaaccagcgtgttgccaatattttgtatacgcaatatttttgtataagttatgcattcgttaggcatttgtctgatacattttgtattagtaagtgatgcgctatcaacaggttagacatgcgtatctgtaaaTGTTCACCTTTCTGATCCgttgaaaagttggacgtatttggactgatTGTGGGCTGTTTTCCATATAcatttccgccatacggatatgtttgacagggcctttactacCTACAGTAGTAATCTAGATTTAGTGAGTAGTATTTCCCAAATGTACAGGAGCAAGTACAGTTTTAGATTATTGtcgattttcttttcttgttgttttgtcagAGTTAGATTTGTTTGATTGTCGTTGCGGTGAACAAAAAAGTGCTCTAAAATAAATTTCCTACATCAGCTTTAgactcatttttaaaaaggtgttgtCAGCTGACAACGACACAAAGTTATCCCAACTCCTGGAGCTaatggtacttttactttaacttctgCTTTAGTCTGGAATTAAAAAGTTCCACTGTTTCTAGAGTGACTAAGAATTTTGAGTTGTCATTACAAGAAGCAGTAACTAAGGGAGTTACTAAGGGAGAACTAAGGCTTCAAAAACAATTGTTTAGAAGACTGATCAAACACCTACAGTAACATTATATTTGTGATGATAGTTTGTATTATTACCTCAACATGTGCCTCTCCATCCCAGAGTAAAGAGAATACAGCAGAGTAGCTCCCATTGAGATGATCCACCACTTTCCCAGCCACACCTGCACCAAGCTTCTGGTTGTGCATCCGCGCGAGTAGGAAGTCTCCCGGAGATGTCTTGGGACGGCCCTGGAAGTCAGACATTTTGATCATAACCTCCAGCTGATCCCCTACTTGCCactttcctcctcccctccttggGAGAATGGTGAAGGTGCTGTGAGCTGGATCACTGGTGTGCTCTATGGAAATAGGAGCTGGCAAAGGTGGAATTTCAGGCCAAGCAATGGAGTCTAGTAGGACGCGTTCCTCTAGAGCCTCCTTAGGGGTCAGTGGCTGGAAGGTACAGAAGCTGTGATGCATGTCAGGGTCAGTGGAAACTGTCGATACGATGTTGGGGGAGCTCACTTTCTGCTGAATATGCCAGGGAGTCTAGAGAGACATGGTGACAAAGATACATCAAACAAATGCACTAAAAGCAAATTAACTAAATCCAACAAAAAAATTGAAAACAATATCCTGAATTTTAACGCTTTCcaagtaccagtccacactccgtaCTTTGTCCATTTGGCGACTAAAATCGGCAACCCTCCGGTTCCCAAGACAAGTCTctacagactgagctactgccacCCACCCTAAAAACATGTtctcacctccatcacctccaggTCCTCCTTGTTATGTAGCACAAAGATTATGACAGCCCCAACCAGACAGAGGATTAAGGCAAAGAAGAACTTCTTTTTTGGACATGCGCTGACCTAAATGATAGTCAGATTATGATTAAAAGTCAGAGCTCAGCTTCAAACAGAGTTGTGTTCTGGTGCACAGATACTGAACACTGGCCTGTCTTGTTTAACTCCGGTTATTCCTGTTTGGAGGGTATCTTAACACGTTTCTCACAATCAAGTTTAAAGCAGATCGACTAAACTTGAGACTTACtcaaaacatgtaaatacaatataaattaaaacaaaatgtttgtcttgttaAGTACAAGGTATTCAATTAAATTAGTAATAACACTATTAACTTAAGACTTACATCAACACTACAAAATGAATCATCGTGACTCAACACGTCTAAGTTGAGATAAAGTCTAGCTTTAACGTGTATTTATGAGCATAAACTTGGCAGACACAAGCACTAGCAAAGATTTTAGCTGGTGCCCTTTACGTTGCAGCCACTTCTACCACCAATCATTGTGTTCTTACactcacacaacaacaacatagctTTATGTCTTTGAGTttaaatattagaaaacaaGGATATTATAGAAACCTGTGCAGATGTTGGCAGCAGGAAAATAGTCCGGAAGGAAGTGCTGGAGAGTTTTGCATTAATCATATTACAATCTGTTAAAGAGTGAGTGAGCAGGAGAGGTGTTAATCATGTAATGCTAAGAGTGTCATACTTCCTCATCAAAAGGATCAGTACTTTACTGAAGAACCTGTTGTATGTAATCCGACACCTATCCCTGCCATTTGGTAGATAATCATTTCAGGTCTATAAACCAATATAAACCACTTCGTCCACAAGGATTATTATGATTGAAATTGGCAAATTTGTTTACCTTACTTAATAATATGTCCCTATTcaaggggtcgggaacctatggctctttcgataacgcaatatggctcacagacaattttgagctgacattttgtttttagttctcccctctctatcctccgctttgtctctgactatagttaaggtgtgttcacacgtgtgctTAGGGGGCGGGGGCGGTATGTCATGTGACATTTTCCAACTTCACAAGCTGCGAAGGATCACCTGAAACCTGTTAAACTGGATTGTCATGACATTTCATTGGTTTATATAGCATGCAATATTGTgactttttcaaaatgaaatttttgtgacatttgttaAGACTTTATAGtatgaattattcattattaagttttaatgatttattaactgtattattgTTGTGTTCAACTCATtgattcaattaaaataatgttgtgaACAACATCAATGGGAGTTGTAAGTTATCATTGAATCACAGCATTCCTAATTTGTATAGATTTACACATCTAGCCACTCTTTTTGGGGCAAATGTGGGACAAGAGAATGTCAATCATATTCATAACAATGGCAGTCTGTGGGTGGAGGTCGTGTGGCAAGTGGTGAGCAACGGCCATCTCCCAGGCATCGATCCAATGAACATTCAGTCCTGTGAACAGGGCTCTGAGCACCTTATTACGCTGCATTGAGTACCAGTCACTATGGATTAGGGAATAATGAAGTGTCAAAGATCTGGGGTTCCCGGTCCGGATGATGACCAGCGTGCGTGGAGCTCTGTCCAGCAGCCGCATCACCGCCCTGCGGATGCCCAGCAGCCTCCGGATGTAGACCTCCATTGGGAAATGGGTGAAGTGAGCCCAGATGCCAAAAGCTACGACAGTGTTGGCTCCTCCAGTTAAGTCATCTAGTTCATTGGCAATGTACCGCAGCTTGCTGGTTGGTAAATTGTTATAAAAGATGGGAGGACCGTGGTAGCGATACGTCACCAGGATGTTGTTTGCATGGTCCACGGCCATAAAGGGTCCAAAATCCTTATCTTCTTGAAGATCGAACTGCTTAATACCTATAAGTATTACAGTAGGATCAGATGTCAATACAAAAATCACACAGTTGCCAGAAATGATGTGAATCAGCTACCTCCCTCCACACAGTTCTGAGAAACAAACCAGCGTCCATGCTAAAATCAAGTAAGCAGTTGCAACTCCTCCTTATTTTTGGGAATAACAGCTGGTATTAAGTGATTGTATGAACATATTATGAGCTATCTTTACTGCCAAGAGACTAGACACACTGCTAACAGTTGGTGCCACGTTCATGAACATGGAGTCTAGTGCTCCATCCTCTCTTCTCAAATTGGGCTGAAGACATCTCTCTGCAGGAGAACACTACCCGCAAGAAAGTGGTATGTTCTTtccaatgttttttgttttgtttaattcttATTGTCTGTAGCACATTCAGTTCTGAATTCATATTAAAATACAGTGGTGGCAGTAGTAAAATCATGCTTTACCTTTGTTTTTTGGCAACACGGTGACGTTGTCAGGTCCTGAAGCCCCAATGAAGACTTTCATGTTGACACCACTGAATagaacgaacacacacacacacacacacacacacacacacacacacacacacacacacacacacacataatgtaaatctgcaaaaataaataaatgggtCCAATGACTGACGTGCAAGGTGTCGTTCGCAAAACCATGAAGCCACAGATAATTAATACCCACGTTTGCAGTTCCCCTCAACTCTCCAGAACGTTGTAGCCTTTTTcagcatgttgtttttgttttactgaacCGTTTTGGTTGAGCCACAGCGCTCTCATCAACATATTATATTAGAttcagctgttttgttttttgttttttataaaaggtAGCTCTGATTAATTGTGCATTACCTGATGCTAGTCAGTAGACAGACAAAGTTTGCAAGTAGCTCAgatatttgttttcaaagaCCAAACTAGAGCTAAAATATGACTTTTGGGCATTTCACATTAACAGAACtccaaatgcattttaatgttgctcaATGTCCACTGGATGTAAATAGGCCACTAATTGCCAACACTCATATAAACCTTAAGTCAAGTGATGTTATGTTTATAACTGTTTTGAGCAAAAGtggcaaaatatatttttctgaaaAGACTACAACCAAAGTAAGACAGAGGCTCTCTGGATGTTTACTTTTTGCAGAAAAACtgtatattgtaaataaaaGAATCTCTTGATTTTAGCTTAAtaattttttattgaaaaaatgATTACCTAacgttttaaaaatatttacgATCCCTGTCAGTCACAAGCCATTAGAATCATCATTCTCtcagacttctatacaatccgACTTCTTTGTGCAAACTGTGGAGTCACCTGGGAGGTTGCCTTCTGATCTCCTTGTCCCCTCACCTTTTAAAGAGCATATCCTCCTTGGGCTTGAATATTCTTATGATATCTGGGTTGTCAATCCTATTGTGGATGATCCTGGTATCACAGCTCAGATTCTGTGGCTTGTAGCAGAACCAAGAATCGCCTGTACGAAAGTCAGTGAAGTTGCACAGCGGCTGCTGCGTTGGACGTAGGCAGACGTCACAGATGGTACTTTCAGATAGTGAGCCTGAGCGGAAGATGCTATTATACTTAACCCTGTCAGGCTCTTCCTTGTTCATCCTTATCAGCACTGCGATAGCCTCACCAGGGTGAACCACTGTTACCTGATTGGATAGAGAATCAGTGGTAAGTAAATACTGCGGTAACAGCAATTGTGGATGTCGACAgctttttaataacaaaatataattccAATTTATACAATTCTAATTATAGATATCTAGAATTTATTTCTCACCAgacaaaatgttgatttaacaataaatgtttCACTAGTATAacttaattacatttagttCCTTTTACCATCGACTTCTATTCAAACTCAATTACAGATAACTATATCTCAATTTTGATGTGTTATAATTCCAAGTCGACATGTCCATCATGTAATTTTGACTGCTCTACAACTCAAATCTTACTAGTGGCAATCTTTATTATAGAAATCTACAATTGTTCTTACATTGCAGATATCATAAATGGAATTCTAGATGTGTAACATTAAATTCTGACTCGTCAAATTTAAATTTTTGATTTGTTGGCTTGGAATTGTAattagtaaaaatgtaattgcacaTATATAGAATAGCATTTCAGTCTGAATTTCAGAATTGAGTtttagatataaaaaaaaaggaagctcCTTTTGTCAAAATCAATCATTGTAGCTTCAATGACGTACGTACATATCCAAAATGAATATGGTAATTTCCAAATAATATTTTTTGGAATGGAAATGACATCTCCATTAGTGAAAATCCTTTTTCAATTGTAGATGTGTAATGATGTACTGCAGTCATTATTCT contains the following coding sequences:
- the LOC115008633 gene encoding NXPE family member 3-like; the protein is METPWHIQQKVSSPNIVSTVSTDPDMHHSFCTFQPLTPKEALEERVLLDSIAWPEIPPLPAPISIEHTSDPAHSTFTILPRRGGGKWQVGDQLEVMIKMSDFQGRPKTSPGDFLLARMHNQKLGAGVAGKVVDHLNGSYSAVFSLLWDGEAHVEVTVVHPGEAIAVLIRMNKEEPDRVKYNSIFRSGSLSESTICDVCLRPTQQPLCNFTDFRTGDSWFCYKPQNLSCDTRIIHNRIDNPDIIRIFKPKEDMLFKSGVNMKVFIGASGPDNVTVLPKNKGIKQFDLQEDKDFGPFMAVDHANNILVTYRYHGPPIFYNNLPTSKLRYIANELDDLTGGANTVVAFGIWAHFTHFPMEVYIRRLLGIRRAVMRLLDRAPRTLVIIRTGNPRSLTLHYSLIHSDWYSMQRNKVLRALFTGLNVHWIDAWEMAVAHHLPHDLHPQTAIVMNMIDILLSHICPKKSG